In Necator americanus strain Aroian chromosome IV, whole genome shotgun sequence, the following proteins share a genomic window:
- a CDS encoding hypothetical protein (NECATOR_CHRIV.G13680.T2), which produces MNTDDKSLSWLDYAIFAASLSLSVGTGVYHAIRSRLLLKSGQTKTTAKDEYLMGGHMMPSIPVALSLLTTFLSGILMLAVPAEMFQRGVQIWMNFIVGIFSSIITCVVFLPVFHKMKCTCLHEYFIHRYNSPLIRQLFSLIFLSFTIVYMSIVIYAPAVALSPVLRIHKWILVLIFGLCTTLYTCIGGLKAVVWSDSLQACLMYGGVLTLIAQGLRHPKVGGFGRVWSIAVESGRTAELFRFDPRLDQYNSVWINLISGTITWLASFGVNQLAIQRYASLSTLKQAQQIIYWTLIPFAILCTIVAFVGFMALAYFYNCNPIETGEITETDHLTILFARDILRLYFSKEESVEPTPGLFGLYVACIMSATLSTLSSGMNSMAAAIYEDFLKSSLDGRITDHQATLLNKGIVIAGGIISTVLAFSAESLGGILRVCVNVMGAIAGPMVAIFVLAMFFPRSGFWSCLISFVVSNVIMVVICIANYTEDPYRDHFLPTNTSVSGCGSYNFTIRQAPSYDAQYGDPNSMFISRISTYGYAGVGFVIMMIIGVAINAIKPEERPERIRHLTFAGRNEPWPRSHHEHDHFLGVRKR; this is translated from the exons ATGAACACCGACGATAAGTCGCTTTCATGGTTGGATTATGCAATATTCGCTGCAAGTCTTAGTCTATCGGTTGGGACAGGAGTCTATCATGCTATAAG AAGTCGTCTGCTGCTGAAGAGTGGTCAGACGAAAACGACGGCGAAAGATGAGTACCTGATGGGTGGCCATATGATGCCGTCGATTCCTGTCgctctttctcttctcaccACCTTCCTCTCTGGGATTCTCATGTTGGCCGTACCGGcagagatgtttcaaagag GTGTTCAAATCTGGATGAATTTTATTGTGGGAATATTTTCGTCCATAATTACATGCGTTGTATTTTTGCCAGTGTTCCATAAGATGAAATGTACGTGTCTACACGAATACTTTATACACAG GTACAATTCTCCACTAATTCGACAATtattttccctaatttttctctccttcaCAATCGTCTACATGTCAATAGTGATCTATGCACCTGCCGTGGCACTTTCTCCAGTTCTTCGTATCCATAAATGGATTTTAGTGCTG ATTTTTGGACTATGCACAACCTTGTACACTTGTATTGGTGGTCTGAAGGCGGTTGTGTGGAGCGACTCACTGCAG GCATGTCTCATGTACGGTGGAGTTCTGACATTGATAGCACAAGGACTCCGTCATCCAAAAGTTGGTGGTTTCGGAAGAGTATGGAGTATAGCCGTGGAAAGCGGTAGGACAGCAGAACTATTCAGATTTGATCCACGACTAGATCAG TACAACAGCGTATGGATCAATCTTATATCTGGAACGATCACGTGGTTAGCATCGTTCGGTGTGAACCAGTTAGCCATACAACGTTATGCTAGTCTAAGCACATTGAAACAGGCTCAA CAAATTATTTACTGGACGCTTATTCCATTCGCCATTCTCTGTACAATTGTGGCCTTCGTTGGATTTATGGCACTAGCCTATTTTTACAACTGCAATCCGATTGAAACTGGCGAAATAACGGAGACCGATCATCTCACAATTTTGTTTGCAAGAGATATTTTAC GcttgtatttttcaaaagaagaaagcgtaG AACCTACTCCAGGCCTTTTTGGGCTCTATGTAGCGTGTATCATGTCTGCCACACTATCTACCTTATCTAGTGGAATGAATAGTATGGCGGCGGCAATTTACGAGGATTTCCTAAAATCGTCGTTGGATGGTCGTATCACCGATCATCAGGCTACCCTGCTCAATAAG GGAATTGTTATCGCAGGAGGTATTATTTCTACTGTACTCGCGTTCTCAGCGGAATCTTTGGGAGGAATTTTAAGA GTATGCGTGAATGTAATGGGAGCAATAGCAGGACCAATGGTGGCGATTTTTGTCTTAGCCATGTTCTTTCCACGATCCGGATTCTGGAGTTGTCTCATATCTTTCGTGGTTTCGAACGTTATCATGGTGGTAATTTGTATTGCTAATTATACGGAGGATCCGTACCGGGACCATTTTTTGCCCACCAACACAAG TGTATCTGGGTGCGGCTCATACAACTTCACGATTCGACAAGCACCATCGTATGATGCTCAGTATGGTGATCCAAACAGTATGTTTATATCGAG GATCTCCACTTACGGGTATGCTGGCGTTGGCTTCGTAATAATGATGATCATAGGAGTTGCAATCAACGCAATTAAACCTGAGGAAAGGCCAGAAAGGATACGACACCTGACTTTTGCAGGAAGAAA tgaaCCTTGGCCACGGTCGCATCATGAACACGACCACTTCCTCGGAGTAAGAAAAAGATGA
- a CDS encoding hypothetical protein (NECATOR_CHRIV.G13680.T1), whose amino-acid sequence MNTDDKSLSWLDYAIFAASLSLSVGTGVYHAIRSRLLLKSGQTKTTAKDEYLMGGHMMPSIPVALSLLTTFLSGILMLAVPAEMFQRGVQIWMNFIVGIFSSIITCVVFLPVFHKMKCTCLHEYFIHRYNSPLIRQLFSLIFLSFTIVYMSIVIYAPAVALSPVLRIHKWILVLIFGLCTTLYTCIGGLKAVVWSDSLQACLMYGGVLTLIAQGLRHPKVGGFGRVWSIAVESGRTAELFRFDPRLDQYNSVWINLISGTITWLASFGVNQLAIQRYASLSTLKQAQQIIYWTLIPFAILCTIVAFVGFMALAYFYNCNPIETGEITETDHLTILFARDILQPTPGLFGLYVACIMSATLSTLSSGMNSMAAAIYEDFLKSSLDGRITDHQATLLNKGIVIAGGIISTVLAFSAESLGGILRVCVNVMGAIAGPMVAIFVLAMFFPRSGFWSCLISFVVSNVIMVVICIANYTEDPYRDHFLPTNTSVSGCGSYNFTIRQAPSYDAQYGDPNSMFISRISTYGYAGVGFVIMMIIGVAINAIKPEERPERIRHLTFAGRNEPWPRSHHEHDHFLGVRKR is encoded by the exons ATGAACACCGACGATAAGTCGCTTTCATGGTTGGATTATGCAATATTCGCTGCAAGTCTTAGTCTATCGGTTGGGACAGGAGTCTATCATGCTATAAG AAGTCGTCTGCTGCTGAAGAGTGGTCAGACGAAAACGACGGCGAAAGATGAGTACCTGATGGGTGGCCATATGATGCCGTCGATTCCTGTCgctctttctcttctcaccACCTTCCTCTCTGGGATTCTCATGTTGGCCGTACCGGcagagatgtttcaaagag GTGTTCAAATCTGGATGAATTTTATTGTGGGAATATTTTCGTCCATAATTACATGCGTTGTATTTTTGCCAGTGTTCCATAAGATGAAATGTACGTGTCTACACGAATACTTTATACACAG GTACAATTCTCCACTAATTCGACAATtattttccctaatttttctctccttcaCAATCGTCTACATGTCAATAGTGATCTATGCACCTGCCGTGGCACTTTCTCCAGTTCTTCGTATCCATAAATGGATTTTAGTGCTG ATTTTTGGACTATGCACAACCTTGTACACTTGTATTGGTGGTCTGAAGGCGGTTGTGTGGAGCGACTCACTGCAG GCATGTCTCATGTACGGTGGAGTTCTGACATTGATAGCACAAGGACTCCGTCATCCAAAAGTTGGTGGTTTCGGAAGAGTATGGAGTATAGCCGTGGAAAGCGGTAGGACAGCAGAACTATTCAGATTTGATCCACGACTAGATCAG TACAACAGCGTATGGATCAATCTTATATCTGGAACGATCACGTGGTTAGCATCGTTCGGTGTGAACCAGTTAGCCATACAACGTTATGCTAGTCTAAGCACATTGAAACAGGCTCAA CAAATTATTTACTGGACGCTTATTCCATTCGCCATTCTCTGTACAATTGTGGCCTTCGTTGGATTTATGGCACTAGCCTATTTTTACAACTGCAATCCGATTGAAACTGGCGAAATAACGGAGACCGATCATCTCACAATTTTGTTTGCAAGAGATATTTTAC AACCTACTCCAGGCCTTTTTGGGCTCTATGTAGCGTGTATCATGTCTGCCACACTATCTACCTTATCTAGTGGAATGAATAGTATGGCGGCGGCAATTTACGAGGATTTCCTAAAATCGTCGTTGGATGGTCGTATCACCGATCATCAGGCTACCCTGCTCAATAAG GGAATTGTTATCGCAGGAGGTATTATTTCTACTGTACTCGCGTTCTCAGCGGAATCTTTGGGAGGAATTTTAAGA GTATGCGTGAATGTAATGGGAGCAATAGCAGGACCAATGGTGGCGATTTTTGTCTTAGCCATGTTCTTTCCACGATCCGGATTCTGGAGTTGTCTCATATCTTTCGTGGTTTCGAACGTTATCATGGTGGTAATTTGTATTGCTAATTATACGGAGGATCCGTACCGGGACCATTTTTTGCCCACCAACACAAG TGTATCTGGGTGCGGCTCATACAACTTCACGATTCGACAAGCACCATCGTATGATGCTCAGTATGGTGATCCAAACAGTATGTTTATATCGAG GATCTCCACTTACGGGTATGCTGGCGTTGGCTTCGTAATAATGATGATCATAGGAGTTGCAATCAACGCAATTAAACCTGAGGAAAGGCCAGAAAGGATACGACACCTGACTTTTGCAGGAAGAAA tgaaCCTTGGCCACGGTCGCATCATGAACACGACCACTTCCTCGGAGTAAGAAAAAGATGA